In a single window of the Rhineura floridana isolate rRhiFlo1 chromosome 3, rRhiFlo1.hap2, whole genome shotgun sequence genome:
- the LOC133381948 gene encoding H-2 class II histocompatibility antigen, E-D alpha chain-like isoform X2 encodes MGTRGGRALCLWWCLCAILAPPRAGALTVEDTEVELDFFQESFPSEKMSGEFLQDFDEEELLHVDWAQKQNVWRLPDYASRVSFDVQGALANMVVMKRNMEILIQRSNRTRAQNVAPSSTVVYPRNPVQLGDPNVLICFVDRFSPPVLNITWLKNNEVVSQGVEETGFYPSADNTFRKFSYLPFVPEQGDFYVCQVEHWGLPEGRLEKIWHKQGGDGWPFPDSFSTAP; translated from the exons ATGGGCACAAGGGGAGGACGAGCCCTTTGCCTCTGGTGGTGCCTCTGTGCCATCCTCGCCCCCCCGCGGGCAGGAGCCCTGACAG TGGAGGACACGGAGGTGGAGCTGGACTTCTTCCAGGAGAGCTTCCCCTCGGAGAAGATGTCTGGGGAGTTTCTGCAGGACTTTGACGAGGAAGAGCTCCTCCACGTGGACTGGGCCCAGAAGCAGAATGTCTGGAGGCTGCCGGACTACGCCAGCCGGGTCAGCTTTGATGTGCAGGGCGCCCTGGCCAACATGGTGGTCATGAAGAGGAACATGGAGATCCTGATCCAGCGCAGCAACCGGACGCGGGCCCAGAACG TGGCTCCTTCGTCAACAGTGGTGTACCCTAGAAATCCTGTGCAACTGGGGGACCCCAACGTCCTCATCTGCTTCGTGGACCGCTTCTCTCCCCCGGTGCTGAACATCACCTGGCTGAAGAACAACGAGGTGGTCTCGCAGGGCGTGGAGGAGACTGGCTTCTACCCCAGTGCGGACAACACCTTCCGCAAGTTCTCCTACCTCCCCTTCGTCCCGGAGCAGGGGGACTTCTACGTCTGCCAAGTGGAGCACTGGGGCCTTCCCGAGGGGAGGTTGGAGAAAATCTGGC ATAAGCAAGGAGGAGACGGGTGGCCCTTTCCTGACAGTTTCTCCACAGCGCCCTGA
- the LOC133381948 gene encoding H-2 class II histocompatibility antigen, E-D alpha chain-like isoform X1, with protein MGTRGGRALCLWWCLCAILAPPRAGALTVEDTEVELDFFQESFPSEKMSGEFLQDFDEEELLHVDWAQKQNVWRLPDYASRVSFDVQGALANMVVMKRNMEILIQRSNRTRAQNVAPSSTVVYPRNPVQLGDPNVLICFVDRFSPPVLNITWLKNNEVVSQGVEETGFYPSADNTFRKFSYLPFVPEQGDFYVCQVEHWGLPEGRLEKIWQSKEPALIPETAENVLCGLGLSIGILGIVAGPIIFIKAMRMKEGSNRRRGPI; from the exons ATGGGCACAAGGGGAGGACGAGCCCTTTGCCTCTGGTGGTGCCTCTGTGCCATCCTCGCCCCCCCGCGGGCAGGAGCCCTGACAG TGGAGGACACGGAGGTGGAGCTGGACTTCTTCCAGGAGAGCTTCCCCTCGGAGAAGATGTCTGGGGAGTTTCTGCAGGACTTTGACGAGGAAGAGCTCCTCCACGTGGACTGGGCCCAGAAGCAGAATGTCTGGAGGCTGCCGGACTACGCCAGCCGGGTCAGCTTTGATGTGCAGGGCGCCCTGGCCAACATGGTGGTCATGAAGAGGAACATGGAGATCCTGATCCAGCGCAGCAACCGGACGCGGGCCCAGAACG TGGCTCCTTCGTCAACAGTGGTGTACCCTAGAAATCCTGTGCAACTGGGGGACCCCAACGTCCTCATCTGCTTCGTGGACCGCTTCTCTCCCCCGGTGCTGAACATCACCTGGCTGAAGAACAACGAGGTGGTCTCGCAGGGCGTGGAGGAGACTGGCTTCTACCCCAGTGCGGACAACACCTTCCGCAAGTTCTCCTACCTCCCCTTCGTCCCGGAGCAGGGGGACTTCTACGTCTGCCAAGTGGAGCACTGGGGCCTTCCCGAGGGGAGGTTGGAGAAAATCTGGC AGTCGAAGGAGCCAGCTCTCATTCCCGAGACAGCGGAGAACGTGCTCTGCGGCCTGGGCTTATCCATTGGCATTCTGGGCATCGTTGCTGGCCCCATCATCTTCATCAAGGCCATGAGGATGAAGGAGGGCAGCAACCGTCGCAGGGGCCCCAT ATAA